The following coding sequences lie in one Gadus macrocephalus chromosome 1, ASM3116895v1 genomic window:
- the ncoa6 gene encoding nuclear receptor coactivator 6 isoform X9 produces the protein MAHPHIPPQLPPGAKMLEGDNDSNGDSGVEEDVVEDTGGCQGSGTQEDCVEQECNEESNGDEGHFTIFVAFKGNLEDEDFAEKLNRVVIGIPSIIDLGSETLQPKRVEKWNSVRVTFNIPRDAAERLRLLAQNNQQQLRDLGILSVQIEGEGPINVAMGQNRGQEVRVNGPIGMPGQMRMDMGFPGQPGPAMRMPNPSMVPPGPSMAGQVMVPGGSGQMPPRGRGSTTQIDGMDPMMSVQQQQQQQQQLQHQQAGPHGSGQMPPQAAHHMQALQVGRQLNPAALQQLQQHQQQQQQQQQQQQQQQQQQQQQQQQQQQQQQQQQQQQQQQQAQLSQLGPRPPFNPSGPMAVPPNWNQLPSGVLQPPAAQGGPAWRKPPPQGQIGQRPPSLAAVQTPNHPPPPYPYGSQQTGQVFNAIGQGQLQQQQGGMGQFAAPQPKGPQTGPGGVVGPPRPPPPLPPAPGQQGNLAAKSPGSSSSPFQQGSPGTPPMMAQRPTTPQGFPQGVGSPGRAALGPQGNMQQGFMGMPQHGQPGAQVHPGAMPGMQKRPMGFSNMTGNQNFVQGQVSGTTPGTPGGGAGQQLQSGQAMPHQGPQPSSVAPNTMQGPPHAQANVMGVPGGQPPGAAAGASMGQTQPGLQTQMMGLQHQAQPVSSSPSQMVQGQGGGQTVLSRPLSQGQRGGMTPPKQLMPQQGQGVMHGQGQMVGGQGHQAMLLQQQQQQQQQQAQQQQQQAQQQQQQVQQQQQQQQQQQQQQQQQQQQQQQQQNTMMEQMVPNQMQANKQAFVGKVPAGVMPGQMMRGPSPNVPGNMVPFQAQVGQQQQQQQQQQQQQQQQHLTPQQQQQQQMAQLQQQQLQQQQQHQLQQQQMQQQQQQLQQQQQQQQQQQQQQQQQLQQQQQMNQQQQVPMAGNPNQVMGMHGQQMRLPAGHPLVQQQLQQQQQLQQQKQQQAMLQQQQQQQQQQQQQQQQQQAAQQHQHPLGDPNSGPGELGVQQMLPDMQGQQPQGMMGTPQHMQVGNGHFQGHGMNFNPQFQGQMPMAGAVGPQGGFPVNKDVTLTSPLLVNLLQSDISASQFGPGAKQGAGGNNQAKPKKKKPPRKKKPKVGEQADGLGGLDGASGLEDSDLPGMAGDHSLVMDTSGPKPPDFPNRPAGFTAQPGEQRVLQQVPMQFIQQQQQQQQQQQMQHLQQQQIQQQMQQQMQQQQLQQQQMQQQQQMQQMQMQGQQGMAVTQPPGQAQAQMHPHQLQQQQQQQQQQQQQHQQQQQQQQQQQQQQQQQQQAQPPHLQQQQQQQMMMMQKMQQEQAKNRMSIPPGGQLPPRGMVNPGDVHRMPVSQQGGMPAMINLQGNVGVPPSPDKPRGMPLGVNAQLAGGPRRMSHPDVGPASQGSETEEAPPGGGHTMQGRPGVPELVMQSGNGAQQMMVNPASNAHMMKQGPLPPSMPQHPAASPQQQLPSQAQQGGPMPGIHFPNVPTTSQSSRPKTPNRASPRPYHHPLTPTNRPPSTEPSEINLSPERLNASIAGLFPPKINIPLPPRQPNLNRGFDQQGLNPTTLKAIGQAPPNLNLQGSTNNGSGNNGNNGQQSFSSAGGAAGPGSKLDKQSGGQAKRASPSNSRRSSPASSRKAATPSPGRQKGTKMALAGPPNQQQMINAPGSAMMLNHPAVASNLVSMPSPVAAAPETQPAQNTFIGMQGNPSEGPKESQGTMPQPQSMAHPQPSRELSAPTRMASPRVPTPHEGGVVPQAGSVERQPVNTTPTPDSVPEALSASKDAPVSLNQLLEIPNAAGMPPRPTQSAPARDVAKESPKPPSAPERQQPSVSQASDIPCPVAPAPAPVEMEAPPKPAPCVPTSSPSVQTTASTTVNTNPTSVPSLNNNPSLSQAVHPTQSIVATTTHASAPIPNTNATLAVAPQSASSSNSSPLAAVCSSSTTSSVGSKPSPSPKPAAAVHSIIQLPAASSPIASSQITVFVTSNPIPPAPATQAPPGMVATMVVTNKNIRPQDVRQQTPNPRPPQFITTKPVFINPIFQVPGASVAPNTTVVSQPVTMVAPIAVPTHIQLSPAPGSTQPSGTTVSSAQPVRTVGGQVPLTTNTSSPAPAVTPPAPQQTNCGAIKTESVVQVALGHKSSPLGSQPPSRLGPPAPPSSPFQPPLASPPTSSSPGTTTPLRKSPVGPPSPALVQSKPVQVAAPVPCPQDPPQSAREKPAAPATASVAQLAPPSTSACPVSQSDSPVTQTTAAASKVSTAVSSPSPIPNPSLPIVALAQAPSQASSSAPAAVSTKITQAPVVAPMPTVASSATSLPNPAPVQSPPASVVPAPTVPASEVAQSTSSPPPDPNREAAAPSESPAMGPPSQSAPVPPALIEPAGPQSQEPIASEKTTSEEVVTEQGGVHGEINDPRGPNT, from the exons CTATGAGGATGCCCAATCCATCAATGGTGCCCCCTGGGCCCAGCATGGCCGGGCAGGTGATGGTTCCGGGCGGCAGTGGACAGATGCCTCCCCGAGGTCGAGGATCAACCACTCAGATAG ACGGGATGGACCCaatgatgtcagttcagcagcagcagcagcagcagcagcaactccAGCACCAACAGGCGGGTCCACACGGCTCGGGTCAAATGCCCCCGCAGGCCGCCCATCACATGCAAGCATTGCAGGTTGGCAGGCAGCTTAACCCTGCCGCCTTGCAACAGCTTcagcagcaccaacagcagcaacaacaacaacaacaacaacaacaacaacaacaacaacaacaacaacaacaacaacaacaacagcagcagcagcagcagcagcagcagcagcagcagcaacaacagcaagcGCAGCTGTCCCAACTTGGACCTAGACCTCCGTTCAACCCCTCTGGCCCGATGGCTGTTCCTCCTAACTGGAACCAGCTACCATCTGGGGTCCTGCAGCCACCAGCCGCCCAAGGGGGCCCTGCATGGAGAAAGCCACCTCCTCAAGGCCAAATCGGTCAGCGCCCCCCTTCCCTAGCTGCCGTTCAGACTCCCaatcaccctccacctccctacccaTATGGCAGCCAACAAACTGGACAGGTCTTTAATGCCATCGGACAGGGTCAGTTGCAGCAGCAACAGGGTGGCATGGGACAGTTTGCAGCCCCTCAGCCTAAAGGCCCTCAGACAGGCCCTGGGGGTGTAGTAGGTCCCCCTAGGCCCCCCCCGCCGCTCCCGCCAGCCCCTGGACAGCAGGGTAACCTTGCCGCCAAGTCCCCCGGTTCCTCCTCGTCTCCTTTCCAGCAAGGTTCCCCCGGGACCCCTCCAATGATGGCCCAGCGACCGACCACCCCACAGGGTTTCCCCCAGGGTGTGGGCTCCCCAGGAAGAGCGGCTCTCGGACCGCAGGGGAATATGCAGCAAGGCTTTATGGGAATGCCTCAGCATGGACAGCCAGGGGCCCAAGTTCATCCAGGTGCAATGCCAG GCATGCAAAAGCGTCCCATGGGCTTTTCAAACATGACTGGAAACCAGAACTTTGTGCAGGGTCAAGTGAGTGGCACTACTCCTGGAACACCAGGAGGGGGAGCTGGTCAGCAGCTTCAGAGCGGTCAAGCCATGCCTCATCAAG GGCCACAGCCATCCTCCGTTGCTCCCAACACGATGCAGGGACCGCCTCATGCCCAAGCTAATGTTATGGGTGTACCAGGCGGTCAGCCTCCTGGTGCCGCTGCCGGAGCTAGTATGGGCCAGACGCAACCTGGCCTCCAAACCCAGATGATGGGCCTCCAGCATCAGGCCCAGCCCgtgtcctcctcccccagccagATGGTTCAAGGCCAGGGTGGAGGTCAGACGGTCCTCTCCAGGCCCCTAAGTcaggggcagagaggagggatgaCCCCACCCAAGCAGTTGATGCCTCAACAAGGCCAGGGGGTGATGCATGGGCAGGGTCAGATGGTTGGAGGCCAGGGGCACCAGGCCATGCTGctacagcaacagcagcagcagcagcagcagcaagcgcagcaacaacagcagcaagcgcagcaacaacagcagcaagtgcaacagcagcagcagcagcaacaacaacagcagcagcagcagcagcagcaacaacaacaacaacaacagcaacagaacACCATGATGGAACAAATGGTTCCCAATCAGATGCAAGCGAACAAGCAGGCTTTTGTAGGAAAGGTTCCGGCGGGGGTCATGCCTGGCCAGATGATGCGGGGCCCTTCACCAAATGTTCCAGGGAACATGGTTCCATTCCAGGCCCAGgtcggccagcagcagcagcagcagcagcagcagcagcagcagcagcagcaacagcatttgactccacaacaacagcagcaacaacaaatgGCTcaactccagcaacagcagttacagcagcagcaacagcaccagCTTCAACAGCAACAaatgcaacagcagcagcagcaactacagcagcagcagcagcagcagcaacaacaacaacaacaacaacaacaacaactacagcagcagcaacagatgaaccagcagcagcaggttccCATGGCCGGGAATCCAAACCAGGTGATGGGTATGCACGGGCAGCAGATGAGGCTGCCTGCTGGGCATCCCCTTGTTCAAcagcagctacagcagcagcagcagctacagcagcagaaacaacaGCAGGCAATgttgcaacaacaacagcagcagcagcaacaacaacaacaacaacaacaacaacaacaggcagCCCAGCAACACCAACATCCACTGGGCGACCCAAACAGCGGGCCAGGTGAATTGGGTGTCCAACAGATGCTGCCTGATATGCAGGGTCAGCAGCCGCAAGGCATGATGGGAACCCCTCAGCACATGCAGGTGGGCAACGGCCACTTTCAAGGACATGGCATGAACTTCAACCCACAGTTCCAAGGGCAGATGCCCATGGCGGGGGCAGTGGGACCACAAGGGGGCTTCCCTGTTAACAAGGATGTAACGCTGACCAGCCCACTGCTGGTCAACCTGCTCCAGAGTGATATCTCTGCCAGCCAGTTTGGGCCAGGAGCGAAGCAAGGAGCAGGGGGTAATAACCAGGCCAAGCCCAAGAAGAAGAAACCCCCGCGAAAGAAGAAACCTAAAGTTGGAGAGCAAGCTGATGGCCTGGG TGGTCTGGATGGGGCTTCTGGTCTGGAGGACTCTGACCTACCTGGGATGGCTGGAGATCACAGTTTAGTCATGGATACCTCTGGTCCTAAACCCCCTGATTTTCCCAACAGGCCTGCAG GCTTCACTGCCCAACCCGGAGAGCAGCGAGTGTTGCAGCAGGTGCCCATGCAGTTTatccaacaacagcagcagcagcaacaacaacaacaaatgcagCACTTGCAGCAGCAGCAAATACAGCAGCAGATGCAGCAGCAGATGCAACAGCAGCAATTACAGCAGCAAcagatgcagcagcagcagcagatgcaaCAAATGCAGATGCAGGGGCAACAGGGGATGGCCGTAACCCAGCCTCCTGGCCAAGCCCAGGCTCAAATGCATCCTCACcagcttcagcagcagcagcagcaacaacaacaacaacaacaacaacatcaacaacaacagcagcagcagcagcaacaacaacaacaacaacaacagcagcagcaagccCAGCCACCACACCTTCAACAGCAG cagcagcagcagatgatgatgatgcagaaGATGCAGCAGGAACAGGCTAAGAACCGTATGTCCATTCCTCCTGGAGGTCAACTGCCTCCCAGGGGGATGGTCAATCCAGGGGACGTTCACAGAATGCCAGTTTCCCAACAAGGAGGTATGCCTGCGATGATTAACCTGCAGGGGAATGTAGGAGTGCCGCCTTCACCTGACAAACCTAGAGGGATGCCTCTGGGCGTCAACGCACAG CTCGCTGGAGGACCGCGGAGAATGTCTCATCCAGATGTCGGGCCGGCTTCTCAAGGGTCTGAAACAGAAGAGGCCCCCCCTGGAGGAGGCCACACCATGCAGGGCAGGCCCGGAGTCCCAGAGCTGGTGATGCAGTCTGGAAATGGAGCCCAACAGATGATGGTCAATCCAGCCTCCAATGCTCACATGATGAAGCAGGGCCCTCTTCCGCCGTCCATGCCCCAGCACCCTGCAGCCAGtccccagcagcagctccccTCACAGGCGCAACAAGGGGGCCCCATGCCTGGCATCCACTTCCCTAACGTTCCCACAACCTCGCAGAGCTCCAGGCCCAAAACCCCCAACCGGGCGAGCCCCAGGCCATACCATCACCCCCTGACTCCGACTAATCGGCCCCCCAGCACAGAGCCGTCCGAAATCAACCTGTCCCCGGAGCGACTCAATGCCTCCATCGCAGGGCTGTTCCCCCCTAAAATCAACATTCCCTTGCCTCCAAGGCAACCCAACCTGAATAGGGGCTTTGACCAACAGGGTCTGAACCCCACTACGCTGAAGGCTATAGGGCAGGCCCCACCGAACTTAAACCTGCAAGGCAGCACAAATAACGGCAGTGGAAACAATGGTAACAATGGGCAGCAGTCATTCTCTTCTGCAGGTGGGGCGGCAGGTCCAGGTAGTAAGCTGGACAAGCAGTCCGGAGGGCAGGCCAAAAGGGCCAGTCCCAGCAACAGTCGAAGGTCCAGTCCAGCCTCCAGCCGGAAAGCAGCCACTCCAAGTCCAGGGAGGCAGAAGGGGACAAAGATGGCTCTCGCTGGTCCTCCCAACCAGCAGCAGATGATAAATGCTCCGGGGTCTGCCATGATGCTGAACCACCCCGCAGTAGCCTCCAATCTGGTATCCATGCCCTCACCAGTTGCTGCCGCCCCCGAGACTCAGCCTGCCCAGAACACCTTCATTGGCATGCAGGGTAACCCCTCTGAGGGACCCAAGGAAAGCCAGGGAACCATGCCTCAGCCCCAATCCATGGCCCATCCTCAGCCTTCCAGAGAGTTATCTGCCCCTACTAGAATGGCTAGTCCCCGTGTCCCCACACCCCATGAGGGCGGAGTTGTACCGCAAGCAGGTTCGGTTGAGAGGCAACCTGTGAACACGACACCCACGCCAGACTCTGTTCCCGAGGCCTTGTCCGCTTCAAAGGACGCACCAGTGTCTCTCAATCAGCTTCTGGAAATCCCCAACGCAGCTGGTATGCCTCCGCGGCCCACGCAGAGCGCGCCTGCCAGGGACGTGGCGAAGGAGAGTCCCAAGCCTCCATCGGCTCCAGAAAGACAACAGCCCAGTGTTTCTCAGGCCTCAGACATTCCATGCCCGGTTGCTCCAGCCCCTGCCCCGGTGGAAATGGAAGCTCCACCCAAGCCTGCTCCCTGCGTTCCCACCAGCAGCCCTAGCGTGCAGACAACTGCGAGCACTACCGTTAACACTAATCCAACCTCCGTCCCCAGCCTCAACAATAACCCCTCCCTGAGTCAAGCTGTCCATCCCACTCAGAGCATCGTCGCCACGACTACCCACGCCTCTGCTCCGATTCCAAACACTAATGCCACCCTCGCTGTAGCCCCCCAGTCAGCCTCTTCTAGCAACAGCAGTCCTCTAGCGGCCgtctgctccagctccaccaccagctctgTCGGCTCCAAGCCCAGCCCTAGCCCCAAGCCTGCGGCTGCTGTTCACTCCATCATACAGTTACCCGCCGCGTCAAGCCCCATCGCCTCTAGTCAaattactgtgtttgttacctcgAATCCAATCCCCCCTGCCCCCGCGACGCAGGCACCACCAGGCATGGTCGCAACCATGGTCGTTACCAACAAAAATATTAGGCCGCAGGACGTCCGACAGCAGACCCCCAACCCCCGCCCGCCCCAGTTCATCACTACCAAGCCTGTATTCATCAACCCTATTTTCCAGGTCCCTGGAGCCTCTGTGGCCCCCAACACAACCGTGGTGTCCCAGCCAGTAACCATGGTAGCACCGATCGCAGTGCCCACACACATCCAGCTCTCGCCAGCTCCAGGCTCCACCCAGCCCTCTGGCACTACAGTATCCAGCGCTCAGCCCGTTAGAACAGTCGGGGGCCAGGTCCCGTTGACGACCAATACGTCTTCACCGGCCCCAGCTGTCacacccccggccccccagcagACAAACTGTGGGGCTATCAAAACTGAAAGCGTGGTACAGGTAGCCCTCGGGCACAAGTCCAGTCCGTTAGGCAGCCAGCCGCCATCCCGTCTCGGCCCTCCTGCCCCGCCATCGTCACCCTTTCAGCCCCCCCTGGCCTCCCCGCCCACCTCTTCTAGTCCTGGGACCACAACCCCGCTGAGAAAGAGCCCCGTGggtcctccctctcctgctctggTTCAGAGTAAGCCTGTGCAGGTGGCCGCCCCTGTGCCCTGTCCACAAGACCCACCGCAGAGCGCCAGAGAGAAGCCTGCAGCGCCTGCCACTGCATCTGTGGCTCAACTAGCCCCGCCCTCTACTTCTGCCTGTCCAGTCAGTCAAAGTGATTCGCCAGTGACCCAGACCACGGCAGCTGCTTCAAAAGTGTCCACCGCAGTGTCCTCTCCATCCCCAATCCCAAATCCCTCCCTACCCATTGTGGCCCTTGCTCAGGCCCCCAGCCAGGCTTCAAGTTCTGCTCCCGCCGCTGTCTCGACTAAAATCACCCAGGCTCCTGTTGTGGCTCCTATGCCCACCGTTGCCTCCTCTGCTACCTCACTCCCCAATCCTGCCCCTGTACAAAGTCCCCCAGCCTCCGTTGTGCCAGCCCCCACTGTGCCGGCTTCAGAGGTGGCCCAATCCACGTCCTCGCCACCGCCTGACCCCAACAGAGAGGCTGCTGCCCCGTCTGAGTCCCCAGCTATGGGCCCTCCCTCGCAGTCTGCCCCAGTCCCTCCAG CACTAATTGAGCCCGCCGGTCCACAGTCACAGGAACCTATCGCCAGTGAAAAGACAA cATCTGAAGAAGTCGTCACAGAACAAGG GGGGGTACATGGTGAAATCAATGATCCGCGTGGCCCCAACACTTG A